TAGCGAGGGAGAGCCAAAGGAAGAACTGCTTGCCGATGGGCAGAAGCCGAAATATGAGCGGATTGCGGTGTTTGCTGGCCGTGACTATGCTTATTTCTACAGCTATTTAGGCACTCCGTTTAGAGTTAACATGGATAAACTGTTGGGCAGCAAAGTCGATGCCTATTGGTTTGATCCAGCCGCTGGTATCTACAGCTACTTTGGCGCGCTGGACTGCCGGGGAGTTGAAGAATTTGTACCACCGGTTAAGCCTGCTGGCCACAATGATTGGGTGCTGGTACTGCGGAACAGATAAGGTGGAGGCGATGGGGTTTGAGCAGTCTGGCGGACTACCAAACAAAACTGCGGGAATTTTTTGAAGCCAACGTGGATACGGTGCTTAAATCACCAAACTCCTGCTTGAAACATCCCTTTGTTGATCCCGGTTCAGTATACGACGGCAATCTCTGGGATTGGGACTCATTCTGGGCCGTGTACGCCTTGTTCGGTCTGGTAAACCATAAAGGTGATCCAGATCTGAAAGAGCGGGTGCTTAAGCATGCTAAAGGCAATATCCATAACTTCTTTGATTATCAGCTGGAGGACGGCTATATCCCCATGATGATTGAAGAATCGGATCTGCCCGAGCCGTACCTGATTATGAAACGCAAGCAGGGTGCGGTTTTAAATATGATGAAGCCGTTTTTGTGCCATCAGATTGCGCTGATCAGCGGCTTTGCCGGCGATTTTGAATGGATGCGGGCATACGCAGATAATATCGAGCGCTATTTTGCCTGCTACGATAAATTTTATTATCATGACAACTGCGGTTTATATGTCTGGGCTGATGACGTGATGATCGGGATGGACAATGATCCGGCTACTTTTGGTCGACCCCGCTTCTCCACTGCCAACATGTATTTAAACAGCTTTATGGTCAGTGAGCTCTGTGCCGCGGCCCAGATTATGAAAGAGCTGGGATATGATGAGCGCTCCCAGTTTTATTTCGATAAGGCAGTCCAGCTGATTGATCATATTCAGGGAGAGTGCTGGGATCAGCGGGATAGGTTTTTCTACTCTGTCGATGTGGATATTAAGACGAGAAAATATGACTGGTTTCATGTAGGGCTGGGCGTATTCTGGAAGACGCTGCCGATCAAGGTTCGCACCTGGACCGGATTTATTCCCTTATGGGCGGGTTTTGCCACCAAGGAGCAGGCGGAGCAGATTGTGCAGCATATCCGGGATGGAGAGACTTTTAACAGCCCTTACGGCATTCGCACTCTGGCGAAAGACGAGAAAATGTACAACCTTACACCCACCATTAATCCATCTAATTGGCTGGGACCGATCTGGATTATTGTAAACTACGTTGTTTTCCGCGGGCTCTTAAATTACGGATATACTGATGATGCCCGCAAACTTTATGAAAAAACAGCGCTGCTGTTGGGACGGGATTTGGAGGAAAGGGGCACACTGCACGAGTACTATATCCCCGAAACCGGTGAACCGGTTATAAACAGCGGATTTATTAACTGGAATATGCTCGTTTTGAACATGGAGGATGAGCTTTCCGGCCGAAAATCCATGGATGATTATATCCACGTCCTTTTGCCTTATTAAGAAAATATCATCAAAAAGCCGGTGTTTCGCTTAAGATTTAAACGAGACACCGGCTTTTTGTTTTGTGAGTATATCAGCTAAGGCAGGAGCCAGGACCCTGTGAGGATAGCACTGGTGCGGTAACCCGACTCGTCGGCTTTATGGCCGTTATTCTGCACATAGCCTATTTCTAAGTCCAGCCCTAACCGCATCTGGTCGAACTGGCGTGCCGCGCCAAGCTTAACGCCATAGATCTGCTCCGGAACTAGCTTTTCTTCTTTCCCAATCCAAGGCGCCACATCGGTATTGCCGAGCTTGAGGTAGTACAGGCCAAATTTAGTGTCTGCGTTCAGCTTTTCAAAGTGCCTGGAAAGCTGAATGTCCCCTGCGGTTAAGTCATCTCCATAAGCGTGCCCTAATGATAGATCTCCATATGTAAAGACATTTTGAGGTCTGCCATTAGAATAGGCTTGGTCGGATACATGGCTGAATTCTGCCAGCAGATCCCACCCGGCAATTAATTCTTCAGCTTCAAGACCAAGCGTGATGGCGAACAGTTTAGGATTATCGTCCATGGGACTCATGGGAAATTCATTTACCAGGAGCTCCCCGTAGAAAGTAAACGGCGCTAACTGCAGTCTGCCGTCGCCATAGAAAAAAGCGTTGTCAATCGACGTCGATATTCCGGGGAAATACTTGGACAGGTAGTAGGGCATTATCGGCACAAAATAGAAGAAAGTATCTCCCTTAAAATGCTGGGAAACAACAAAAGCTTCGCCAATTCCAAGCGAGAAATAAGGAACAGGCTGCCAGTTCAAATAATGGACTCCCACCCGTTTATACTCATCATCTCGGCTGAGATCGCCGAAGAATTTAGTATAAGTCCATGGTTCGCGGTTAAAAGTATACCCGAGTTTTAAGAAAGCGGGACCGGAGTCGCGCAGGAAAATTTGGTGGATGGCTGCCTGCCCGACGCTCGCCGGTACTGCACCGCCAAAAATGCTCAATTCATCATTATGATATGTTAAGCCAAGCTGCTCAACTGCAAAGGTCATCTGACCTTTGTTTTCCATTTTCCCGCCGGCACTAAGGCCCATATTCAGGGTTAGATTAGGACTCAGCCCAATGCCGGCTGCAGCAGTCAGCTCATTGGCACCATTTTTCATGGTCCAAACCATATCCACTTCAGTTTTTGCGTAAATCTCGGCTAGACCCGGTGTGAGGCCAATAACCAGGACCATAAGAGCGATAATTGCCAGATTTCGCATCTTGACACCACCTGCCTGTTTTCTGATATTGTAAGGAGAGAGAAATATTCAGTATAGCTTTCTACATTTGGCAGATAGTTCCTTTCCAGACCAGCTGAGGAGATTTAAAATGGCACGAGTAATTCTAGCAGAACTTACCATTACCCCGGCTTTAGCGGGCATTACCGGAGTAGAGCTTTTAAAGGAAGAATTGAAGCTGTCAGCGCGACAGAGGCAGAAAGTGATCCGCACCAGAGGTTTTAAGGTGAATGGTCGAGCTGCGCATTCGCATACCAAGCTTAAAGTAGGTCAGGTGGTGCAGGTATCCCTGCCGGCGGAGGAGCAGGTGAAGGTGGAGCCGAAACCGCTGCCGCTGGATATTATTTACGAAGATGACCATCTGCTGGTTGTCAGCAAGCCTGCTGGAACTATTGTGCACCACATCAAACCTAACCAAAAACAGCCGAGCCTGGTAGAAGGTGCAGCCTATTATTTTCAAGAGCAGGGCATGGTTATTACTCCCAGACCGGTCCACCGCCTGGATCGGGGCGCTTCGGGGGTCGTTATCTTTGCAAAAACAGCTGAGATTCAAGCAGCCTTAACCAGAGCGTGGTCTGGGATTACTAAGATATATTGGGTAAAGGTGCACGGCAGGTTGGACCGGATGGGTGAGATTACCGAACCAATCAAAGGTAAACCGGCGCGAACAAAATATCTTCCCTTGGAGATTGGGGAAGATACCACCACGCTTAAGGTGCAGATCTTTACCGGCAGAACCCATCAGATCCGGATTCATCTGGCCGGAATCGGACATCCGGTTGTGGGTGATTACCGTTACGGAAATAGTACTTCTCGTCGGGAGCGCCTGGCCTTACACTGCTGGCAGATTACTCTGACTCATCCGGTGACAAATGTTTCGCTGCAGCTGACAGCTCCCCTCCTTTAATTACCCTTGCAATATTACTGAGTAAAACATAGAATATAAGGTGGTCATTCATAAGATCGATTAGTTCCGCATCGAAGCAGCTTGAGATGACGTGAAGATAATACTGAAGATGGAGCGATTGCAATGGTGAATGATTATATGATTAAATACAATAAATGGCTGACAGCGCCGTTTATTGATTCTAAAACTAAACAAGAGCTGGCCTCTGCTCATGAGCCGGCAGATATCGCTGATAGATTTTATAAGGATCTGGAGTTCGGCACTGGCGGTCTGAGGGGTATTATGGGGGCAGGGACAAACCGGGTCAATAAATATACGATCCGCAAGGCGACTTATGGATTAGCAAATTATCTTCTGGACAAGTACGGTGAAGCGGGTAAAGAGCGGGGTGTGGTTATCTCCTATGATTCCCGACTTAATTCACAGACATTTGCTTTAGAGGCGGCGCTGGTTTTCTGCGCCGTAGGAATTAAAACTTTTCTCTTCGATCAATTACAGCCCACACCGGTTCTCTCGTTTTCGGTCCGGCACCTTAAGTGCATGGGCGGGATTATGATTACGGCCAGCCATAATCCTAAGCAGTATAACGGCTACAAAGTTTACAATGAGCATGGTTATCAGGCTGTTCCAGATGAAGCAGATGAGATTATTGCCTTTGTCAACCAGGTCAAGGATTTTGCTTTAATTCCGGTAATTGAAGAGCAAGGTGCCCGTGAGCTTGGACTTCTGGTCAGTGTGGATGAGAGTGTGCTGGAAGCATACCAGCAAGCGGTAAACGCTCAATCGCTGATTGCGGATCCTGCCGTTAAGGCTGATCTGCGGATAGTTTTCACGCCGCTTCACGGCACCGGCTATGTTCCGGTCACAGCAGCTTTGGACCGCGCTGGTTTTGAGCATGTCTTTGTGGTCGAAGAGCAGAAGCTGCCGGATGGTAATTTCCCGACAGTTAAGTCACCTAATCCGGAGGAGAAAGATGCGCTGGCATTAGCGGTCGCCAAAGCGAAAGAGGTTGGCGCCGACCTGGTGATCGGGACCGACCCGGACAGCGATCGGGTTGGAGCTGCGGTTAAGCATCAAGGCAGTTATGAGTTTCTAACAGGCAACCAAATTGGCGCGCTGTTAACCTATTTTGTCCTGAGCCAAAAGCAGCAGGATCTTACACCGAAATCGACCATGATCAAAACGATTGTTACCAACGAACTGGGAGCGGAAATAGCTTTAAGCTATGGACTGCAGGTATTGGACACTCTCACTGGTTTTAAATATATCGGGGAGAAAATCACTGAGTTTGAGCAGACCGGTTCCCATGAGTTTATCATTGGCTACGAAGAAAGCTATGGCTATTTGGTGGGCACCCATGCCCGGGATAAGGATGCGGTAGTGGCAGCGCTTCTGATCTGTGAAATGACCGCGTTTTATCGGGAGCAGGGCAGGACATTGATTGATGTTCTGGCTGAACTTTATGATAAGTACGGCTGCTACCTCGATCATTTAGATGCGATCGAGCTTGAGGGCATTGAGGGCAGAAAGCGCATCGAAAGTATTATGGCCGCGCTGAGAGGAGAAGGCAGTAAGCTGATCCCAGATGTAGCCGAGATGCTGGATTACAGCCTCGGCATTGGGGATCTGCCGAAATCTGATGTGCTGAAGTTTGTGCTAAACGATGGTTCGTGGCTTGCCGCCAGACCATCAGGAACCGAGCCGAAGCTTAAAATCTATTATTCTATTAAGCAGCCATGTGAGGAGCTCGCTCAAGCAAAACTAGATCAGCTCCAGGCTGTGATTAAAAATAAGTTTGTGGATGCAGAAGGACACACGCTGTAAAAGCGTGTGTCCTTTTTTAGATCAGTTCATCTTTAAGGTTTTTGGTGATCCCCGGAATGTGGGCTGCGCCCACAACGGCAGCGATTTTTTCGCCTGGAGCAGTGATGATTCTGCGGGCAATGTACTGATCCCGTTCGTCAATCAGCGGCTGTTTTAGTCGGGGGTATTGAGCTGCAAATTGGTTTAAAAGCACGGTTAAGCTGTCGGGAGACTGCATTTCCTCCAATTTTGCTTCGGTTATCTCCGCTCCCCGCATGCCAAAAGCTGTTTGAAAGAGCAGTTTAATTTTCTCGAAAAAACTGAGGCTGTCCCAGGTTCGCCTGAGCGTAATCCGGATATCTCGGTCTGCTAAGACAAGCTCTGCGCCGACCGCTTCTGCGGACTGAATTGCTTGGAGCATTTCCTGGCCTGGAACAGTATTTAAATCAGCTGCCAGCCGCTTCTGCATTTTTCCCAAAAGCACGCTGAGCAGAGCATAAGGGGCTTTTTTTCTGCGAATCAGTCGGCGAAGGTCAGGCGGATCAGAAGGAGCACCGCGGGTTAAAGCTAGATAGCGCTGGTAATCCAGCTCAACGCAGACTGTATCCGGCTTTTCTGCTTCAATAATCTCTTTAACCTGTTCGGCGCTGCGTTTAGAGATATGGGCGGTTCCGATCAGAATTATTTCTTTGTCCCTGCAGTTTAAACGAACAATATGCTGTTCCATGCCGCACCGCCTTTGCAAGTTGGATTCTAACATAAATTATATGCTATTTAAGCAGGGTCTGCACTCGTTTCTTGCGAATTCCATAAAAAAGGGAATCTATACAGCTGACGAGAATTTTTATCTGCAAGCGAGGTGGGGATAATGGAGATAAAATTTACAAATGAACTGCTGTACCTCTTAATTGGTATTGTGCTCGGCATTTTTGTAGGGGCATATTTATCAGGTTTGTTTAGAAGAATTTTTCGGCGGAAAAATACCTATGAGCGTGAATTGGAACAGCAGGTCAAGGAACTGCAACGGCGGATTGAAGAGAAGGACCGCTATATAGCCCAGGCAATTAAGTCAGTAAAGAAAGAAGGAGTGAAGTAGATGAGCCGACTGTTTAAAACAGCTGCAGCCGGAGGTGCCGGCTATCTTGGTGGACTGCTTTTGGAGAGGGGACTAGAAAGCCTTACTGGCTTGGATTTTGTGGATGGTTTGTTTGCGGTTGGCGGCAGTGTACTGGCAGCCTTGTCTGTGAATCGGGAAATGGTGGAGCAGGCAGCAAGAAACATCCGGCAGATGTTCGGTAAAGACCCGATGCAGATCAGTGAAGACGAATGGAACCAGTATAAAGCTGCTTATCCAAAGACCGCAGAACTTTTGGAGAAGGCTTTAAAAGTCTAGAGCCATGCTGCAGTCAATTCTTGTTGGGTTAATAGCTAAAGTGGGGCTTGATAAGATCCGCGATCTAGGTTATTTTCCCCAAAGCAGTTATCTCAGCCGAGCTCTGCGGTGCTTGAAGCAGGACGACTTGGATGGGGCGATCAGCAGTTATCTGCTCGCGATTAGGCGTAAAGAGCCCACTGATAAATCCGAGATAGTACGGGAGATTATCACCCAGGCTGTTGATATCCGCATGCAGAAACTACAGGAAATGCATGATGAGATTTTGACCGAACTCTATCCGAAGCAGTGGACGCTGCGTCTTTGGTATGGAATAAAAAGGAGATTCAATGAAGAGTTTCGGCTGGCCAGGGCGGGGCGTGCGGAAGAGCTGAAAGAGTATCAGGAAGGCCTTAGGGTGCTTGAACAGCTCAAGATCCGGCTGGACACCGGAGCTGAGCAGTCAACTGCCTAACATAAGCTCCAGTTCATCGGCTAAAGTTAACTGCGTCGGATTCCAATCGCGAAGGGGACATTTGATAACTTGGTAAGGTCGGCCAAGGTCTTCGACAAACTGTTTGAAATCGTAATCGTACCATGGTGGTGTCCAAGCACCGGAGCGGCAGATGTGCACGGCTGTGACATTGGAAATCGGTTTCTCTTGTTTCAGCTGTTCTAATGTTGGATAGCTGATAGCGTAGATCCGATTCAGCTCTGCAAAATTGGTTGGCTTCTCATTGGTAAATGGGCTGTAAATGATGTGAGCTGATTGAATGATTTTCTCTTTCAGCAGCCGGCCCAGCCAGTTGCCGCAGTTAACTTCAAATTCCAGGGACTTAGGTACGCTGTAGCCCAGATCAGCGTGGGCATCAAACAGATATACCCTTTGGCAGCGGTGATGCTCAGCAATGTTATAAGACAGCATGTGGGAATCGGATACATAAACTTTTGCCCTCTCATCAATTTGAAAAACAGCTTTTATCTGGGTCCAAAACTCTTTTACATCCGGCGAGAGATAATACAGGTTTTGAATGTTTTTTCCGTACGCCTTGAGCCTGAGGTAGCGCTTGTACCAGAGATCCACGGCTGTTCTTTTGGTTTCTGAATAGGAAAAGCACTGTCCACTGCGAGTAGCAATAAAGTAGTCCCAGTCGATCGACAGCAGGTCTTTCATGCTCGCAGAGCACCTCCTCCTGTAGTAGTTATATTCGCTGTTGATCGGTTGAGTAAGGGGTCAGACAGCCAAATTGTGGTGAAACCAGTGAAGAAAACGGGATACAATTGTAAAAAAACGGCAAATATGCAGTAGGAGTTTTGTTGTTTATGAAGAATGTATGATAATGAATAATCATTTAAAAATTTTATGGTATGGACATAAACACAAGGAGGAAAGGGTAGTATGAAAAAAAGTAAGCTGATGTCTGTAGTAGTCGTTCTGGTGCTTATGGCAGCTTTATTATTATCTGGCTGCGAAAATTATGAGGAAGAGCAAATTGCTGGGCCTACTGAGGAAGGATTGGTTGCCCACTTTGCGTTTGAAGGTAATTTGGTTGATTCAACCGGAAATTTTGCTGATGGTGAGTTAATCGGTACCAAAATCGGACCAAGCATAGGCGAGATTACTGATGTCAGAGGAGAAGAACACTATTCAATCAGCTATGTGGACGGTGTTGAAGGTTCTGCTATTAAGTTTGACGGCACTCAGGGCGTCCTTATGCCGAGAGGGTTGATTGATGGAAGTACTTACACAATTTCACTCTGGATCAATCCAGCAGTGGTAACTCAGCATACTACTACATTCTTTGGCGCGGTCAGCGGCAGCAGCTGGATTAGCGTTGTTCCCGATGGCCCAACCACTCACTATACAATGCTCTGGTCCGGTGAGAACTGGTACGACGCTACTGCAGGCCTGACCATTCCAACCAATGAGTGGACTCATTTCGTAGCGTCAGTTGACCGGGGAGAAGTTAAGGTTTACCTCAACGGTGAGCTGAAATTTGAAGGTCAAGACTTCCCGGATATATTCCGCCTAGCTGGGGGCGAAGGAATCTTTGCACTGGCAGTTAACTGGTGGGATCTGCCGTTTATC
The nucleotide sequence above comes from Bacillota bacterium. Encoded proteins:
- a CDS encoding trehalase / alfa-L-rhamnosidase / mannosyl oligosaccharide glucosidase; translation: MSSLADYQTKLREFFEANVDTVLKSPNSCLKHPFVDPGSVYDGNLWDWDSFWAVYALFGLVNHKGDPDLKERVLKHAKGNIHNFFDYQLEDGYIPMMIEESDLPEPYLIMKRKQGAVLNMMKPFLCHQIALISGFAGDFEWMRAYADNIERYFACYDKFYYHDNCGLYVWADDVMIGMDNDPATFGRPRFSTANMYLNSFMVSELCAAAQIMKELGYDERSQFYFDKAVQLIDHIQGECWDQRDRFFYSVDVDIKTRKYDWFHVGLGVFWKTLPIKVRTWTGFIPLWAGFATKEQAEQIVQHIRDGETFNSPYGIRTLAKDEKMYNLTPTINPSNWLGPIWIIVNYVVFRGLLNYGYTDDARKLYEKTALLLGRDLEERGTLHEYYIPETGEPVINSGFINWNMLVLNMEDELSGRKSMDDYIHVLLPY
- a CDS encoding LamG domain-containing protein, with the protein product MKKSKLMSVVVVLVLMAALLLSGCENYEEEQIAGPTEEGLVAHFAFEGNLVDSTGNFADGELIGTKIGPSIGEITDVRGEEHYSISYVDGVEGSAIKFDGTQGVLMPRGLIDGSTYTISLWINPAVVTQHTTTFFGAVSGSSWISVVPDGPTTHYTMLWSGENWYDATAGLTIPTNEWTHFVASVDRGEVKVYLNGELKFEGQDFPDIFRLAGGEGIFALAVNWWDLPFIGMLDELKIYNVVKTPDEIE
- a CDS encoding phospho-sugar mutase; its protein translation is MIKYNKWLTAPFIDSKTKQELASAHEPADIADRFYKDLEFGTGGLRGIMGAGTNRVNKYTIRKATYGLANYLLDKYGEAGKERGVVISYDSRLNSQTFALEAALVFCAVGIKTFLFDQLQPTPVLSFSVRHLKCMGGIMITASHNPKQYNGYKVYNEHGYQAVPDEADEIIAFVNQVKDFALIPVIEEQGARELGLLVSVDESVLEAYQQAVNAQSLIADPAVKADLRIVFTPLHGTGYVPVTAALDRAGFEHVFVVEEQKLPDGNFPTVKSPNPEEKDALALAVAKAKEVGADLVIGTDPDSDRVGAAVKHQGSYEFLTGNQIGALLTYFVLSQKQQDLTPKSTMIKTIVTNELGAEIALSYGLQVLDTLTGFKYIGEKITEFEQTGSHEFIIGYEESYGYLVGTHARDKDAVVAALLICEMTAFYREQGRTLIDVLAELYDKYGCYLDHLDAIELEGIEGRKRIESIMAALRGEGSKLIPDVAEMLDYSLGIGDLPKSDVLKFVLNDGSWLAARPSGTEPKLKIYYSIKQPCEELAQAKLDQLQAVIKNKFVDAEGHTL
- a CDS encoding RluA family pseudouridine synthase, translated to MARVILAELTITPALAGITGVELLKEELKLSARQRQKVIRTRGFKVNGRAAHSHTKLKVGQVVQVSLPAEEQVKVEPKPLPLDIIYEDDHLLVVSKPAGTIVHHIKPNQKQPSLVEGAAYYFQEQGMVITPRPVHRLDRGASGVVIFAKTAEIQAALTRAWSGITKIYWVKVHGRLDRMGEITEPIKGKPARTKYLPLEIGEDTTTLKVQIFTGRTHQIRIHLAGIGHPVVGDYRYGNSTSRRERLALHCWQITLTHPVTNVSLQLTAPLL
- a CDS encoding arginase; this translates as MKDLLSIDWDYFIATRSGQCFSYSETKRTAVDLWYKRYLRLKAYGKNIQNLYYLSPDVKEFWTQIKAVFQIDERAKVYVSDSHMLSYNIAEHHRCQRVYLFDAHADLGYSVPKSLEFEVNCGNWLGRLLKEKIIQSAHIIYSPFTNEKPTNFAELNRIYAISYPTLEQLKQEKPISNVTAVHICRSGAWTPPWYDYDFKQFVEDLGRPYQVIKCPLRDWNPTQLTLADELELMLGS
- a CDS encoding TraB family protein, which encodes MEQHIVRLNCRDKEIILIGTAHISKRSAEQVKEIIEAEKPDTVCVELDYQRYLALTRGAPSDPPDLRRLIRRKKAPYALLSVLLGKMQKRLAADLNTVPGQEMLQAIQSAEAVGAELVLADRDIRITLRRTWDSLSFFEKIKLLFQTAFGMRGAEITEAKLEEMQSPDSLTVLLNQFAAQYPRLKQPLIDERDQYIARRIITAPGEKIAAVVGAAHIPGITKNLKDELI